One Oryza sativa Japonica Group chromosome 8, ASM3414082v1 DNA window includes the following coding sequences:
- the LOC4344516 gene encoding large ribosomal subunit protein P1: MSSSEVACTLAALILHDDGIPITSEKIATLVKAANIKVEAYWPGLFAKLLEHRSVDDLILSVGSGGGAAPVAAAAAPAAGGGAAAAPAAEEKKEEAKEESDDDMGFSLFD, from the exons atGTCGTCCAGCGAGGTCGCCTGCACGCTCGCCGCCCTCATCCTCCACGACGATGGCATCCCCATCACC TCTGAGAAGATCGCCACCCTGGTGAAGGCGGCCAACATCAAGGTCGAGGCCTACTGGCCCGGTCTCTTCGCCAAGCTCCTCGAGCACCGCAGCGTCGATGACCTCATCCTCTCCGTCGGATCTG GTGGTGGTGCTGCTccagttgctgctgctgctgcccctgCTGCTGgcggtggtgctgctgctgccccaGCTGCCGAGGAGAAGAAG GAGGAGGCGAAGGAGGAGAGCGACGATGACATGGGTTTCAGCTTGTTCGACTAA